One part of the Maridesulfovibrio bastinii DSM 16055 genome encodes these proteins:
- a CDS encoding ParA family protein: MKSFACYNMKGGVGKTTSAVNFSYLAAQSGNKTLIWDLDPQGAATFHLGNPAFEDIKVKKIIKDRKKLQACIRPTPYKNLDIIPAGFEFRHLDLIMEDSKKSAKKLIRLVESMADIYDYFFFDCPPSISALSDAVFMSVKNIIMPMVPAELSRQTFLKIQSYLKEITGEETRLIPFFNMYDRRKSVHHAVMLKCRKEFPGIICENQIPARAAIERMGLEKAPVFTFEPKSEAALYFNVLWKEINRKALIDNVKVLDESKHS; the protein is encoded by the coding sequence ATGAAAAGTTTTGCATGCTACAATATGAAAGGCGGTGTGGGTAAAACAACTTCAGCTGTAAACTTTTCCTATCTCGCTGCGCAATCGGGAAATAAGACACTTATATGGGATCTTGACCCTCAGGGAGCTGCAACATTTCATCTTGGAAATCCTGCTTTTGAAGACATCAAGGTTAAAAAAATTATTAAAGACCGCAAAAAACTTCAAGCCTGCATTCGCCCCACTCCTTATAAAAATCTAGATATCATCCCCGCAGGATTTGAATTTCGTCACCTCGATCTTATTATGGAAGACAGTAAAAAGTCGGCCAAAAAATTGATACGCCTCGTGGAATCAATGGCTGATATATATGATTATTTTTTCTTTGATTGTCCACCAAGCATCTCAGCTTTATCCGATGCCGTGTTCATGTCCGTCAAAAATATCATCATGCCGATGGTTCCAGCAGAACTCTCCAGACAGACATTTTTAAAAATCCAGTCCTACCTCAAAGAAATCACCGGTGAAGAAACCAGACTCATACCATTTTTTAATATGTATGACCGCCGAAAATCAGTGCATCATGCAGTCATGCTGAAATGCCGTAAGGAATTTCCGGGCATCATTTGTGAAAATCAGATTCCTGCAAGAGCTGCAATTGAAAGAATGGGACTGGAAAAAGCTCCGGTTTTCACCTTTGAACCTAAATCAGAAGCAGCTTTATACTTTAATGTTCTCTGGAAAGAAATAAACCGCAAAGCTTTAATAGATAATGTTAAAGTACTTGATGAGAGCAAACATTCCTGA
- the modA gene encoding molybdate ABC transporter substrate-binding protein, with product MIKKLISVAVIFSITLSLASCFPEEQKSQKNLLIYCGITMIRPMAEIAKIFEKKHDCKVVITKGGSGNLLKSIKTNMVGDLYLPGSETYIKEAVSSGLVAETAPVGFNKAAMMTLKGNPLNIPEDLSSLANSSYYVVIGNPKSGSIGRETKNILKKYGNFDQVIKNARQMTTDSKDLIRVIKDKEADLVINWFATSTWPENKDFVEVLPIDEKYAAKKKLVLGVLTVSKHHDLAKEFLDFAASDAGRKIFNKFGLYEIR from the coding sequence ATGATAAAAAAATTAATTTCCGTAGCAGTCATTTTCAGCATCACACTATCCCTTGCTTCATGTTTCCCTGAAGAACAGAAATCTCAAAAAAATCTATTGATCTACTGCGGAATAACAATGATCAGACCTATGGCTGAAATTGCTAAAATTTTTGAAAAAAAGCATGATTGCAAGGTTGTCATCACCAAAGGCGGGTCCGGTAATCTTCTCAAATCAATAAAGACAAATATGGTAGGCGATCTCTACCTGCCGGGCTCGGAAACTTATATCAAAGAAGCAGTATCATCAGGTCTCGTTGCTGAGACAGCTCCTGTAGGATTCAATAAAGCTGCTATGATGACCCTGAAAGGCAACCCCTTGAATATCCCGGAGGATCTGTCCTCCCTTGCCAACAGTTCATATTATGTTGTTATTGGAAATCCTAAAAGCGGCAGTATAGGCAGAGAAACCAAAAATATTCTCAAAAAATATGGTAACTTTGATCAGGTAATTAAAAACGCAAGACAGATGACAACAGATTCCAAGGACCTTATCCGGGTTATCAAGGATAAGGAGGCTGATCTGGTCATCAACTGGTTTGCAACTTCAACATGGCCTGAAAACAAAGATTTCGTCGAGGTTCTGCCCATTGACGAAAAGTATGCAGCCAAAAAAAAGCTGGTTCTCGGAGTTCTCACGGTCTCCAAACACCACGATCTGGCAAAAGAATTTCTTGATTTTGCAGCTTCCGATGCAGGGCGTAAAATTTTCAACAAATTCGGTCTGTACGAGATAAGGTAG
- a CDS encoding hybrid sensor histidine kinase/response regulator — protein MNFVGGLLSEQITRKIIYLTLSLTLAILIMGGLEHLSLKIDNNFRHNLENQISRYDLGRSIINNLLHIELTLQTMYNADDLRTLDIFTHKTEINVNNIERIIKVLRDGGVYSQELKANFYDIDSFKRNISYQPDANNGYDLEVLNLTPKIIEIKDIIKSIYRNKRISIRKDRTTSAAAEKSKMMMMEIDSLLRRSTESANKIFYEAHENIEKIKLDRKKALQQLTLWHHVSITILSLTCFILFLRIMYRIRAILDERRNRHVKLEEAHRSIKTILDSIPVGVVLMESDRTMRMINKAGLDMLGAESIDDIHIERCSDLFRLAPGSNCPISEKKLLNHNMELKLRTLNGKEIPIIKNALPILLDGRKVILEAFMDISEKNKAEQKVRESEKFIQALFASVPTGIIVIDAETHTITDINKSAVDLIGAPREELINKTCHNFICPEQVGNCPIIDLDMEVDNSERVLITRTGEVIPVLKSAVKTNLNGKTLLIESFTDISRQKDIERRLEEARKTADQANKAKGIFLANMSHEIRTPMNGVIGLSHLLIKTDLNTKQKEFASRILSSANSLLRLLNDILDFSKIEAGRLDLEKTVFETESVILDAFEFIAVESERKGIERIINISPSVPEKISGDPLRLRQVLTNLAGNALKFTEQGEITISCDLKWTDKKAVILEFVVADTGIGIPKDKIGNLFDSFSQADNSITRQYGGTGLGLTISKNLIELMGGSINISSTQGEGTSFIFTVKMGYLPEDDLENTQDSEIPELPVLVAHENKKVRRYTGELLRKFQLEYEEIEDIKNIPQLVGRKKYSAVIIDLIYKKNGINGLGIIAETRDSNPDGCPEFIITGSSPDIRVHEADLAASGVRAILTRPFGKETLGKALNSILGYPDSYVFKETEEPEEEQKQFIRADVLVVEDNNINWSITKEVLSGFGIDSEWAQNGKVALKMIEQKDYDLILMDVQMPVMDGYTATKELRKISKTANIPVIAMTAHTMNEHRNAVLDSGMNDFLSKPINPDQMYATIAKWLPDHITKQKEQVAEKAEKPSPEQIRPQAEYENKHLDLAGTMKRIGGNLDLIFSLSEHYLEKAPEYIEKIGSELELKDRNQLISTAHMLRGMAGSLGVVSVMNSAARIEDFAAADKSGDLNKLYEELLSSYKISHGYLALEKYLHGITLLDKKTAEPIIHKILAASELSETNLEKAVKELKSIAAAEDLTSAIDEMLPENSVAAIEIFKTARIRLENLK, from the coding sequence ATGAATTTCGTCGGAGGCTTACTTTCTGAGCAGATAACCAGAAAGATTATTTATCTGACCCTTTCCCTGACTCTGGCTATCCTGATCATGGGGGGGCTTGAGCATCTCTCACTCAAAATTGATAACAACTTCAGACATAATCTGGAAAATCAGATTTCCCGTTACGATCTCGGACGGTCAATAATCAATAATCTGCTGCATATCGAATTAACTCTTCAGACAATGTATAACGCTGACGATCTGAGGACGCTGGATATATTCACCCACAAAACGGAAATCAATGTAAACAACATTGAAAGAATAATAAAAGTCTTAAGGGATGGTGGCGTTTATTCTCAGGAACTTAAGGCAAATTTTTACGACATCGACTCTTTTAAAAGAAACATCAGCTATCAACCTGACGCCAATAACGGATATGACCTTGAAGTTCTCAATCTGACTCCCAAAATAATTGAGATAAAGGACATAATAAAAAGCATATACAGAAACAAAAGAATATCCATCAGGAAGGACCGCACCACTTCTGCTGCGGCTGAAAAATCTAAAATGATGATGATGGAAATTGATTCACTGCTGCGCAGATCGACGGAAAGTGCCAATAAAATATTTTATGAAGCACATGAAAATATAGAAAAAATAAAATTAGACAGAAAGAAAGCCCTACAGCAGCTAACGTTATGGCATCATGTCTCGATAACTATTTTAAGTCTGACCTGCTTCATACTTTTTCTGCGTATCATGTACCGGATCAGAGCTATCCTTGATGAACGCAGAAACCGGCATGTCAAACTTGAAGAGGCCCATAGAAGCATCAAGACCATTCTCGACTCCATTCCTGTAGGAGTCGTGCTTATGGAATCTGACCGAACCATGCGCATGATCAATAAAGCCGGTCTGGATATGCTGGGAGCAGAAAGCATAGATGACATTCATATTGAGCGCTGTTCTGATCTTTTCAGACTGGCACCGGGAAGTAATTGTCCCATAAGTGAAAAAAAACTTTTAAACCATAATATGGAATTAAAACTCCGTACCCTGAACGGAAAAGAAATTCCCATCATCAAAAATGCCCTGCCGATTCTTCTGGATGGACGCAAAGTCATTCTCGAAGCCTTTATGGATATCAGCGAAAAAAATAAAGCTGAGCAGAAAGTCAGGGAATCAGAAAAATTCATTCAGGCTCTGTTTGCCTCTGTTCCCACCGGCATAATTGTTATTGATGCGGAAACGCACACCATAACCGATATCAACAAATCAGCGGTTGATCTCATCGGAGCTCCGCGTGAAGAGCTGATCAATAAAACCTGTCATAATTTCATCTGCCCGGAGCAGGTCGGCAACTGCCCTATTATAGACCTTGATATGGAAGTTGATAACTCCGAAAGAGTTCTCATCACCAGAACCGGAGAAGTAATTCCTGTTTTAAAAAGTGCCGTTAAAACAAATCTTAACGGCAAAACACTTCTTATCGAAAGCTTTACGGACATATCAAGGCAGAAAGATATTGAACGCAGACTGGAAGAAGCCAGAAAAACGGCTGATCAGGCCAACAAAGCCAAAGGTATTTTTCTGGCAAATATGAGCCACGAAATAAGAACTCCAATGAATGGAGTCATTGGCCTCTCACATCTGCTTATCAAGACCGATCTCAATACAAAACAGAAAGAATTTGCCTCAAGAATCCTTTCATCTGCCAACTCCCTGTTAAGACTGCTGAACGATATCCTTGATTTTTCTAAAATTGAGGCCGGACGGCTTGATCTGGAAAAAACTGTTTTTGAGACTGAAAGCGTTATACTTGATGCTTTTGAATTCATTGCCGTGGAGTCTGAGAGAAAAGGAATTGAACGCATTATCAACATATCCCCCAGCGTTCCCGAAAAAATTTCAGGAGATCCTTTAAGGTTACGGCAGGTTCTCACCAATCTTGCCGGCAACGCTCTAAAATTCACCGAACAGGGTGAAATAACTATTTCATGCGACCTTAAATGGACAGATAAAAAAGCAGTTATACTGGAATTCGTGGTTGCTGATACCGGAATAGGAATTCCCAAAGATAAAATCGGCAACCTCTTTGATTCATTCTCACAGGCCGATAACTCCATAACCCGCCAATACGGGGGAACCGGGCTGGGACTTACCATAAGCAAAAATCTAATTGAGCTTATGGGAGGTTCCATAAATATCTCCAGCACTCAAGGAGAAGGCACCAGCTTCATTTTTACTGTAAAGATGGGTTATCTGCCTGAAGATGACCTTGAAAATACTCAAGATTCAGAGATACCTGAATTACCAGTACTTGTGGCCCATGAGAATAAAAAAGTAAGAAGATATACCGGTGAGCTGCTTAGAAAATTCCAACTTGAATATGAAGAAATTGAGGATATAAAAAATATTCCGCAACTAGTCGGCAGAAAAAAATACTCTGCCGTTATCATAGACCTTATCTATAAAAAGAATGGCATAAATGGTCTGGGGATTATAGCTGAAACCCGTGACAGCAATCCTGACGGATGTCCTGAGTTTATAATTACCGGATCAAGTCCTGATATACGGGTCCACGAAGCTGACCTTGCTGCATCAGGAGTCAGGGCCATACTCACCAGACCGTTTGGAAAAGAAACCCTTGGCAAGGCATTGAATTCGATTCTCGGATACCCGGACAGTTATGTTTTTAAAGAAACAGAAGAACCTGAAGAAGAGCAGAAACAATTTATCAGGGCTGATGTTCTTGTTGTCGAAGATAACAATATAAACTGGAGTATAACCAAAGAAGTCCTTTCAGGATTCGGCATTGATTCAGAATGGGCTCAGAACGGAAAAGTTGCTCTGAAAATGATTGAGCAAAAAGATTATGACCTGATCCTGATGGATGTTCAAATGCCGGTTATGGATGGATATACCGCAACAAAAGAACTACGCAAAATAAGTAAAACAGCTAATATTCCAGTCATAGCGATGACTGCGCACACAATGAACGAGCACCGTAATGCGGTTCTTGACAGTGGAATGAATGACTTTTTGAGCAAGCCGATAAACCCGGACCAGATGTATGCAACTATTGCTAAATGGCTCCCTGATCACATCACTAAGCAAAAGGAACAGGTTGCAGAAAAAGCAGAGAAGCCTTCACCGGAGCAGATAAGACCTCAGGCGGAATACGAAAATAAGCACCTTGATCTTGCCGGGACCATGAAGCGGATCGGTGGAAACCTTGATCTTATTTTTTCGCTATCCGAACATTACCTTGAAAAGGCTCCTGAATACATCGAAAAAATAGGCAGCGAGCTTGAACTTAAAGACAGAAATCAGCTGATAAGCACTGCACATATGCTTAGAGGAATGGCCGGAAGTCTCGGAGTTGTTTCCGTAATGAACTCTGCCGCCAGAATCGAAGATTTTGCCGCGGCTGATAAAAGCGGAGACCTTAACAAACTTTATGAAGAACTGCTGTCATCTTATAAAATAAGCCACGGTTATCTTGCTCTGGAAAAATATCTCCACGGAATCACCTTGCTGGATAAAAAAACAGCAGAGCCGATTATCCATAAAATTCTCGCGGCCTCGGAGCTTTCTGAAACAAATTTGGAAAAAGCTGTAAAAGAGCTAAAATCAATTGCAGCAGCAGAAGATCTTACTTCTGCCATTGATGAAATGCTCCCGGAAAATTCCGTAGCGGCTATTGAAATATTTAAAACAGCCCGTATCAGACTGGAAAACCTCAAATAG
- a CDS encoding winged helix-turn-helix transcriptional regulator, whose translation MSCKVKVLGEKKYRCFFELTLQVIGGKWKPIIIYHLGNEGTLRFGELTRSIGGITQKMLTQQLRELEKDGLVNRKVYNQVPPKVEYSLTDLGKSLMPILDQLRDWGIGYEDAIIGDSFETEGYESREIRVKAEDQPLS comes from the coding sequence ATGAGCTGTAAAGTTAAAGTGCTGGGCGAAAAAAAATACAGATGTTTTTTTGAATTGACTCTGCAGGTAATAGGCGGGAAGTGGAAACCCATAATTATTTATCATCTTGGCAATGAGGGGACTTTACGCTTCGGGGAACTAACCAGAAGCATTGGCGGGATAACCCAGAAAATGCTCACCCAGCAGCTGCGTGAGTTGGAGAAAGATGGTCTTGTGAACAGGAAGGTTTATAATCAGGTTCCACCAAAGGTGGAGTATTCTCTTACCGATCTGGGTAAAAGCCTGATGCCTATTCTCGATCAGCTCAGAGACTGGGGTATAGGTTACGAAGATGCTATCATTGGAGATTCGTTTGAAACTGAGGGATATGAATCCCGTGAAATCAGGGTCAAAGCTGAAGACCAGCCTCTTTCATAG
- a CDS encoding flavodoxin family protein, whose amino-acid sequence MKVVAFNGSPRKGGNTEHLLKKVLETIEAAGIETELVHIGGKKVHGCMACQKCFENKDGKCSIDNDFVNECIEKMVEADGIILGSPTYFANVSTEIKALIDRAGYVTLANGALLKRKVGAAVVAVRRGGGTQVYDSINRLFGISQMFTAGSTYWNIGYGLNPGEVENDNEAMQNMVNLGENMVWFLQKTAQK is encoded by the coding sequence ATGAAAGTTGTCGCATTTAATGGCAGTCCCAGAAAAGGTGGAAATACTGAACATCTCTTAAAAAAAGTTCTGGAAACAATTGAAGCAGCAGGCATAGAAACAGAACTCGTGCATATCGGCGGTAAAAAAGTCCACGGATGCATGGCCTGTCAGAAATGTTTTGAAAACAAAGACGGCAAGTGTTCCATTGATAATGATTTCGTTAACGAATGTATTGAAAAAATGGTTGAAGCAGATGGCATTATTCTTGGTTCACCAACATATTTTGCCAATGTTTCCACAGAAATCAAAGCTCTCATAGACCGTGCCGGCTATGTAACGCTTGCCAATGGAGCATTGCTCAAGCGCAAAGTTGGTGCAGCTGTTGTTGCAGTGAGACGCGGAGGCGGAACTCAGGTTTATGACAGCATCAACCGTCTTTTCGGAATTTCACAAATGTTTACAGCAGGATCAACATACTGGAACATAGGATACGGCCTGAATCCCGGTGAAGTTGAAAATGATAACGAAGCAATGCAGAACATGGTCAACCTTGGTGAAAACATGGTTTGGTTCCTGCAGAAAACAGCTCAAAAATAA
- a CDS encoding YifB family Mg chelatase-like AAA ATPase produces the protein MIARVLCAALMGIDAFKVDLEVDLARQGMPAFTMVGLAEGAVKESKERVFSALKNSGYRLPPSRITVNLAPADMRKAGSAYDLPLAVALLGAAGVIDPEILSGWFFAGELSLNGEIKPVNGMLPVAIEARRNKAKGLVVAPENADEAAVVEGLDVYSIRDLTSVISFLTAETEIKPHLVDTQKLWNGRQNFGLDFREVKGQEHAKRAIEISAAGNHNILFIGPPGSGKTMLAQRIPTVLPPLDFEEALEVTKIYSVAGLLDRDKSLMVYRPFRAPHHTISNAGLIGGGSYPRPGEVSLGHRGVLFLDELPEFKKNVLEVLRQPLESGSVTISRAAMSLSYPADFMLVAAMNPCPCGYLTDDRHPCTCSPAAVQRYSSRLSGPLLDRIDLQVEVPAVDYSDLKGGHGADSAGMRSNIERARKVQAERYSGMEIHTNSELSGSSLEKYCSLTEAEHGFLEKAVQNLGLSARAYTRILRIARTIADLSGDADIKTFHLAEAINYRSMDRQNN, from the coding sequence ATGATAGCCAGAGTATTATGTGCCGCTTTAATGGGCATTGACGCTTTCAAAGTCGATCTTGAAGTTGATCTCGCCAGACAGGGCATGCCTGCTTTCACAATGGTGGGGCTGGCGGAAGGTGCGGTTAAAGAATCCAAAGAACGCGTCTTTTCAGCTCTTAAAAACAGCGGTTACCGTCTGCCTCCTTCAAGGATAACAGTAAATCTGGCTCCGGCAGACATGCGCAAAGCCGGGTCAGCCTATGATCTGCCGCTTGCAGTGGCTCTGCTGGGTGCTGCCGGAGTGATAGACCCGGAAATCCTAAGTGGCTGGTTTTTTGCCGGAGAACTTTCACTAAATGGTGAAATAAAGCCTGTTAACGGAATGCTGCCGGTAGCAATTGAAGCAAGACGGAACAAGGCTAAAGGACTGGTTGTCGCTCCTGAAAATGCTGATGAAGCCGCTGTGGTGGAAGGGCTGGACGTTTATTCTATCAGGGATTTAACCTCAGTAATTTCATTTTTAACTGCGGAAACGGAAATAAAACCACATTTGGTGGATACGCAGAAATTATGGAATGGTCGTCAGAATTTCGGTCTTGATTTCCGTGAAGTCAAAGGTCAGGAGCATGCAAAAAGGGCTATAGAAATAAGTGCGGCCGGCAACCATAACATTCTGTTCATAGGGCCTCCCGGCAGTGGAAAGACCATGCTGGCTCAAAGAATCCCCACCGTGCTGCCGCCTCTTGATTTTGAGGAGGCTTTGGAAGTTACAAAAATTTACAGCGTGGCCGGACTTCTTGATCGTGATAAATCCCTTATGGTTTACAGACCATTTAGAGCACCACACCATACCATAAGCAATGCCGGTTTAATCGGAGGCGGCTCATATCCTCGTCCGGGCGAAGTTTCGCTGGGGCATAGGGGAGTTCTTTTTCTGGATGAGTTGCCCGAGTTTAAAAAAAATGTGCTTGAAGTTCTGCGCCAGCCGCTGGAGTCGGGCAGCGTAACCATATCCCGTGCGGCGATGTCACTTTCATATCCGGCTGACTTTATGCTCGTGGCCGCTATGAATCCGTGTCCGTGCGGATATCTGACTGATGACCGCCATCCCTGCACTTGTTCTCCTGCTGCTGTTCAGCGTTATTCCTCACGCCTTTCAGGTCCGCTTTTGGATCGTATCGATCTTCAGGTTGAAGTTCCTGCTGTTGATTACAGTGATCTCAAGGGCGGGCATGGAGCTGACTCCGCCGGGATGCGCAGCAATATTGAAAGAGCCAGAAAGGTTCAGGCTGAAAGATATAGCGGAATGGAGATACATACCAACAGTGAGCTTTCAGGGTCATCACTGGAAAAATATTGCAGCCTGACTGAAGCTGAACATGGTTTTCTTGAAAAAGCTGTTCAAAATCTGGGTCTTTCCGCGCGTGCATACACGAGAATTCTTCGCATTGCCCGCACTATAGCCGACCTGTCAGGGGATGCTGACATCAAGACTTTCCATCTAGCGGAAGCAATAAACTACCGCAGTATGGACAGGCAGAATAACTGA
- the lepB gene encoding signal peptidase I has translation MNPRWQSTFKEYLEALIIALVLAFFIRTFIVQAFKIPSGSMLQTLQIGDHLLVKKYEYGVKIPFTDHVLIPIHDPKYKDIIVFKYPGDPSIDYIKRVIGVPGDTVEIRDKKVFVNGKELDEPYVQYTDAGHISPIRDNMPPRRIPEGEYFVMGDNRDGSNDSRFWGNVPRENILGKAWVIYWSWEGPQNIRWNRIGQFTR, from the coding sequence ATGAATCCCAGATGGCAGAGCACATTCAAAGAATACCTGGAAGCACTCATAATTGCGCTTGTTCTGGCGTTTTTCATCAGGACTTTTATTGTTCAGGCTTTTAAAATTCCGTCCGGCTCAATGCTCCAGACTCTTCAGATAGGCGACCATCTGCTGGTCAAGAAGTATGAGTACGGGGTAAAAATTCCGTTTACCGATCACGTTCTGATCCCGATACATGATCCCAAATACAAGGACATTATCGTGTTTAAGTATCCGGGAGACCCGAGTATCGATTATATCAAACGTGTCATTGGTGTACCGGGAGATACTGTTGAAATTCGCGACAAAAAAGTTTTTGTAAACGGCAAAGAGCTTGATGAACCCTATGTGCAGTATACTGATGCCGGGCATATCTCACCCATAAGAGATAATATGCCGCCCCGCAGAATCCCTGAAGGCGAGTATTTTGTCATGGGTGACAACCGTGACGGCTCCAACGATTCCAGATTCTGGGGCAATGTTCCCCGTGAAAATATTCTCGGAAAGGCCTGGGTGATCTACTGGTCATGGGAAGGTCCTCAGAATATCCGCTGGAACAGAATCGGACAATTTACCCGTTAG
- the lepA gene encoding translation elongation factor 4: protein MDKLKRIRNFSIIAHIDHGKSTLADRILELTGLVSEREKKAQYLDRMDLERERGITIKSQTVRIPYKASDGEEYILNLIDTPGHVDFSYEVSRSLAASEGAFLVVDATQGVEAQTLANVFLALDNDLEIVPVLNKIDLPSADPDKISQEIEEVIGLDCSDPICISAKTGENVDRVLESIVKDLPAPEGDAQKPLKALIFDSWYDSYQGVVVLFRVLDGELRKGDRIQIYSSKRTFDVTRIGVYSPEAQDIDVLGPGEVGFLCASMKELNDAPVGDTITLASNPTKERFPGFQVVKPMVFCGLYPVEPAEYEPLKVALEKLQLNDTAFSYEPETSSALGFGFRCGFLGLLHMEIIQERLEREFQAKLIATAPSVIYKATLKTGTVVEIDNPSKLPAAGDLETLAEPYCRLEIHVPNEFVGSVLALCEEKRGIQKDMRYLTSTRVIITYEVPFAEIMYDFFDKLKSQTKGYASLDYEVIDYRESNLVKLDILINGDPVDAFSVIVHRENAYHYGRSIALKLKRAIPRQMFEVVIQAAIGNKVIAKERVAPFRKNVTAKCYGGDITRKRKLLEKQKEGKKRMKKMGNVEIPQEAFLVVLKAGDD from the coding sequence ATGGACAAACTTAAAAGAATAAGAAATTTCAGCATAATTGCTCATATTGACCACGGCAAGTCCACTCTGGCTGACCGCATACTCGAACTGACCGGACTAGTTTCGGAAAGGGAGAAAAAAGCTCAGTATCTCGACAGAATGGACCTTGAACGCGAGAGGGGTATTACTATCAAGTCCCAGACTGTGCGCATCCCGTACAAAGCCTCGGACGGAGAAGAGTATATTCTCAATCTTATTGATACCCCCGGACATGTGGACTTCAGTTATGAAGTCTCCAGAAGCCTTGCTGCCAGCGAGGGGGCTTTTCTTGTTGTCGACGCAACACAGGGAGTTGAGGCGCAGACTCTGGCAAATGTCTTTCTGGCTCTGGATAACGATCTGGAAATTGTTCCGGTTCTCAATAAGATAGATCTGCCGAGTGCGGACCCTGATAAAATTTCACAGGAAATTGAGGAAGTCATCGGACTTGACTGCTCAGACCCTATTTGCATCAGTGCCAAAACAGGCGAGAATGTAGACCGGGTTCTTGAGTCTATAGTCAAAGATCTTCCCGCTCCTGAAGGGGACGCGCAAAAGCCGCTTAAAGCTCTGATTTTTGATTCATGGTATGATTCATATCAGGGTGTTGTCGTTCTTTTCCGAGTGCTCGACGGTGAGCTGAGAAAAGGTGACAGGATTCAGATTTATTCTTCCAAAAGGACTTTTGATGTCACCCGCATAGGTGTTTATTCACCTGAAGCTCAGGATATCGATGTACTGGGACCGGGTGAAGTTGGCTTTTTATGCGCCAGCATGAAGGAGCTGAATGATGCTCCGGTGGGCGATACAATTACTCTGGCATCCAATCCGACTAAAGAGCGTTTTCCCGGTTTTCAGGTCGTAAAGCCTATGGTTTTCTGTGGACTTTATCCTGTTGAGCCTGCCGAGTATGAACCCCTTAAGGTGGCTCTTGAAAAACTGCAGTTGAATGATACCGCTTTTTCATACGAGCCGGAAACCTCTTCTGCTCTCGGTTTCGGATTTCGCTGTGGTTTTCTTGGTCTGCTTCACATGGAGATTATTCAGGAAAGGCTGGAACGTGAATTTCAGGCCAAGCTTATCGCCACAGCTCCTTCGGTTATTTATAAAGCCACTCTCAAAACCGGAACAGTTGTGGAAATCGATAACCCCAGCAAACTTCCTGCCGCTGGTGACCTTGAAACTCTTGCGGAACCGTATTGCCGTCTTGAAATACATGTTCCAAATGAATTTGTGGGCAGTGTGCTGGCCCTGTGTGAAGAAAAGCGCGGTATCCAGAAGGATATGCGGTACCTGACTTCAACAAGGGTTATCATAACTTACGAAGTTCCTTTTGCTGAAATTATGTATGACTTCTTCGATAAGCTGAAATCCCAGACCAAGGGATACGCTTCACTCGATTATGAAGTCATCGACTATCGCGAATCAAATCTCGTAAAACTTGATATATTGATTAACGGTGATCCTGTGGACGCTTTTTCGGTTATTGTTCACCGTGAAAACGCTTATCACTATGGTAGATCCATCGCTTTGAAACTCAAAAGAGCTATTCCGCGCCAGATGTTTGAAGTAGTTATTCAGGCTGCTATCGGCAACAAAGTCATTGCCAAGGAACGTGTGGCTCCGTTTCGTAAGAATGTTACTGCGAAATGTTATGGCGGAGATATTACCCGTAAGCGCAAACTTCTTGAAAAACAGAAAGAAGGAAAGAAGCGTATGAAAAAAATGGGTAATGTTGAAATTCCGCAGGAAGCTTTTCTTGTGGTTCTCAAGGCTGGAGACGATTAA